Sequence from the bacterium genome:
GCTTTGTTTAAGCCAAGGATAAAGGGTTTATATTTAATCATTGATACAGGGTTATGCAATGCTATAGAGGTAGCAGAAAAGGCAATTGAATCTTCTGTTAAAATAATCCAATTAAGGGATAAAGGGTGTGTGATCAGGGAATTTTTAAAAACAGGAGAGAAAATAAGAAGCCTTTCCGATGAGATTACCTTAATAATCAACGATAGACTTGATATTGCATCAGCCATTGCTGCGGATGGCTTGCACCTTGGACAAGCTGACCTTCCCATAAAATATGCAAGAAAAAGGTTTCCTGGAATAATTGGAATCTCTTGCCATAGCCTGGATGAGGCAATAAAGGCAGAATTGAATGGTGCGGACTATATTGGATTAGGTCCTATATTTAAAACAAAGACAAAACCCGAACTTTCTCCCATTGGCTATGAAATAATCAAAGAGGTAAAGGAAAGGATAAAGATTCCCATTGTTGCAATAGGTGGGATAACATTGGAAAATGTAGAAAAGGTAAAAGAAGCAGATGCAATTGCTCTATCAAGGGCAATCTTGGAAAGCAGGGATATAAAGGAAAGCATTTTGAAATTTAGGATTTTAATAGCTCAAGAGTCAAGGCGGAAGGGTTAAGGTCTATGTAGCCAAGAGCCTTGAGCAATAAATATAAGGTGAAATGAATTTTAAGAAGCTCTAAACACATTTCTCAATTTTTATCCTTATTTCCTTTGCCAAAGATGGGTCTTTCCCTTCGGTTGATATGGCAATTGTAACATCATCCCTTTGAATAAGGGATGGAACAATAAATCTACAAAGCTTTGGTTTATCAACCACATTTATCAGAATACCCATTTTTTCTGCTTCATTATATACCATCTGGTTTATTTGTTTGTCATTGGTTGCTGCAATTGCAATAAATGCTCCCTCTAAATCGCCATTTTTATACTCCCTCTTTATCCACAAAACCCTTTCTTTTAAACCTTCCTCCAAATCTGGGCTTATAACCACAACATCTGCCCTTGCTTCCAACAGCCTTTCAATCTTTCTCTTTGCCACCTTTCCACCACCTACAACAACACATCTCTTTCCTTCTATATCAAGGAATATAGGGTAATACCTTTTACGCTCCTCTATCATCCCAATATCATTTTAAGAAGGGCCATCCTTACATAAAGCCCATTTCTTGCCTGGCTAAAATAGCCTGCCCTTTTATCTCTATCTACCTCTTCTGATATTTCAGATACCCTTGGAAGGGGGTGGAGGATTCTAGCATCATTCTTCATTAAAGAGACAACCTCCATATCAACCACATAGGAATTCTTAACCTTTTCATAAGCCTCCTGGTTTCTAAACCTTTCCTTTTGAATCCTTGTAACATATAGAATATCAAGAAATCCTGCTATATCAATAAGATTGCAATCTTCTTCAAAAGAGACCTCCTTTTCCTTAAGATAATCAATAAGGTCAG
This genomic interval carries:
- the thiE gene encoding thiamine phosphate synthase — encoded protein: ALFKPRIKGLYLIIDTGLCNAIEVAEKAIESSVKIIQLRDKGCVIREFLKTGEKIRSLSDEITLIINDRLDIASAIAADGLHLGQADLPIKYARKRFPGIIGISCHSLDEAIKAELNGADYIGLGPIFKTKTKPELSPIGYEIIKEVKERIKIPIVAIGGITLENVEKVKEADAIALSRAILESRDIKESILKFRILIAQESRRKG
- a CDS encoding bifunctional precorrin-2 dehydrogenase/sirohydrochlorin ferrochelatase; the protein is MIEERKRYYPIFLDIEGKRCVVVGGGKVAKRKIERLLEARADVVVISPDLEEGLKERVLWIKREYKNGDLEGAFIAIAATNDKQINQMVYNEAEKMGILINVVDKPKLCRFIVPSLIQRDDVTIAISTEGKDPSLAKEIRIKIEKCV